A stretch of the Arachis stenosperma cultivar V10309 chromosome 6, arast.V10309.gnm1.PFL2, whole genome shotgun sequence genome encodes the following:
- the LOC130934360 gene encoding uncharacterized protein LOC130934360: protein MGALPEKCDDPGPCMVTYTINGVQFLDCMCDLGACVSIMPLSIYKVLRLPPLKRSTARFVLADKSIITVMGVAKDVLVNIKELVFPIDFYVLEMPSTESERASSILLGRPFLRTSRFKLDAYSGTYSFEIDGRVVSFSLKEAMKHSPENHSLFQCDPINNIIAEVHFAKLDEKYMIEDTNENPSEANTLHHSDHPEIQTPNQDQKVELKPLPPHLKYSYLDKAHKLPMIIATELNPQ from the coding sequence atgggagCATTGCCCGAAAAGTGTGACGATCCGGGCCCATGCATGGTCACTTACACCATAAATGGAGTTCAATTTCTAGATTGTATGTGTGACCTTGGTGCATGTGTTAGCATTATGCCCCTCTCCATCTACAAGGTATTGAGGCTACCACCATTGAAGAGATCGACGGCAAGATTTGTTCTAGCGGACAAAAGCATAATAACTGTGATGGGTGTTGCGAAAGATGTGTTGGTAAATATAAAAGAGTTGGTGTTTCCAATTGATTTCTATGTTCTTGAGATGCCATCAACCGAGTCTGAGAGGGCATCATCCATTCTACTTGGGAGACCATTTTTGAGGACCTCTAGATTCAAGTtagatgcctactcgggaacctactcatttgaaatagatgggagaGTCGTGAGTTTTAGCCTAAAAGAAGCAATGAAACATTCACCGGAGAATCATTCTCTATTCCAGTGTGACCCAATTAACAACATTATTGCCGAAGTGCACTTTGCAAAGTTGGATGAGAAGTACATGATTGAAGACACAAATGAAAATCCAAGTGAAGCAAACACATTACACCATTCGGACCATCCGGAAATTCAAACTCCAAATCAAGACCAAAAGGTAgaattgaagccactaccaccccACCTAAAGTACTCATATCTTGATAAAGCCCACAAGCTCCCCATGATCATTGCAACGGAGCTAAACCCTCAATAA